The Leptolyngbya sp. 'hensonii' genome includes the window CCAGGATATCCCTAATATCAAACGGCAGTTCAAAATACTTGCTAAAGGTGTAGGTCTCACCTGGATTGAGAGTCTTGGGTTTGCGGCCCATAGCTTTCCCTACTGCATGGATCCCTCTCTCAAGGTATCCTTTTAGGCTTTGCTGAATGCAAATATGAATTACCCTCATCCCCAACCCTTCTCCCGCAGGAGAAGGGAGCTAAAACTCTTGTTCCCTCTCCTTTGGGAGAGGGCTAGGGAGAGGGCTGCATAAGGAAGGCTCAAGCACGAAAATCATACTTCTATTCAGCAACGCCTCCTTTTACAGCCGATTGCTGATGACGAAATAGTTTTCGTTGCGAATGGCCATACCATGAGCCGGTGATGCATACCAGGTGACCACGATCGTCCCCTGTTCATCCTTGGTTGGAACCAGATTCAGATAAAGCCGAAAATTGTCTTTACTCACCTGATAAAGTGCACCATTCCCATACCTGGCTTTCATCGGCTCAATCTCGAAACCAGCGGTTTGCAAGGCTGTTTTCAGGCTGCTAAACACCTGATCCGGGGTCTGGGTTCTGACCAGCCTGATATTGCCATCGGTGGTAGAATTCAATTCCGGCAATCCTTGCGGGTTGGGGGTTTCTGCAACCTCACTGGATTTAACACTCTTGTAGAACAGTTCGGGCTTGGCAAAATCATCCGGTCTGGCGGCTAGCTCATCCACTGGTTCTGCAGTTGCCTCAGGATTGGAGGTCAGCTGATTCAAGAGGGTGGTGTATTCAGAGAACTGCGCTTGGGCTGCCTGGATATCTTCAAAGGAACGGGCTGCGTCTGCCAGCATGTAAACGGTGTAGGTGCCATCGCTCAGAATGGTCAGGGTGTGTTCCTTCCCTTCCCTGGAAACCTTGTAAACTTTCTGATTCGGTTCATCGGTTTCCGGTGTGACCTCAAAATCCTTAGAAGCCAGCCCTTTGGTTAGATAATCCGCAATTCTGGCGATATCGGCCTGAACCCTGTAGCAAGAAGGTAGACCGGCACATCCCAATCGTGCAGTGGGATAGTTGGGGAAATCAGACCGCAGTTGTTTCAGGGTTTGATTGAATTCGGCCACGATTTTGGGATTGGGATTCAGAATCGACTGCCCCGACTTGAATGTTGTTGTTGGGGTGGAAGACTGGGGTTGAGGAGCAGACTGGATGGGAGTCGCAGGCTTAACCGGCGATGTTGTCGTAGCCACAGTTTGGCTGGCGGTTGCGGCTGGTGGCGGAGAACTGGCTTTTGCAGTTGAGCTTGGAGTTGAGGGTTGACTGGCGGTTGTTGCCGAGGTCGCCGTACTGCGGGTTGTGGTTGCCTTACTGTTGGCCGATTTGACATTCGGCAACACAGTGCTTAAGGAGCCCACATTGAGGGGCTTGGTGGGCAGCTTGGTGCTACCAGGGCCAGGGGTCCCAGGTGCGCTTGGGGCGAGGGAGATCGGTGTCCGAGGGGCAGCAGGAAGTTGGGTGACCTTGATTTCCTCCTCCTTCTGCAAGGAGAGGTCCACTTTCTTCCCCTCTTTGGCCGTAGGAACAAACAAAAAGATGCCATGCAGGGCGATCGAGAGCAGCAGGATAGGACGGAGCAGACCGATCGGACTGGAGGTATTGTTCAGCGGATAGGATGATGAGGTCATAGTTTCAGTAACCGTCGATCGGCAAAGGGGGCTTTTCGGGTTTAGTGGGATGGGAATTGTTGTGGAAGGTGGGCTCGTACCAGACCTGACGGTAAATCAGTTCCAATTCATTGCCGACTTCCGAGAAGTAGTCTATCTGCCTCGCCTGCAGAGTAACCATGACCCGGAAGATCGCTAGGGCGATGATCGCCACCACCATGCCTGCTGCCGTTGCGATCAGGGCTTCCCCAATTCCAGCGGCAGCTTTGGTTGCTCCTTCTGAGGTGCCGCCACCGCCAATATTGAGGTTGTTGAAGGTTCGGATCAGGCCGGTCACAGTTCCCAGCAGACCGAGAAGGGGGGCAATCCCCACGACGGTTTCCAGAAACTTGTCGCCCTTGCGCATCTGGACAAATTCTTTATCGGCTGCTGTTTCCAGGGCAAGGCGGAAGGTGTCGGGGGTGGGTTGCTTCAATTTTAGCGGAGCCAGGAGGAACCGACCGATGGCTAGGGATTGAGCCCGTTCTGAGATCGCGACGGCCTTGTTCAGGTCATGACGGGCTGCTTCCAGCACATCATGGACAATTTGCTGTTCCTGACTGAGGAGCTGGAACCAGAACCAGGTGCGCTCTAATGCTGTGGCAATGGAAGCAATAGACAGACCGACCAGCGGTATCATTACTGGGCCACCTTCTCGTACCAGGTCATAAATTCTAGACATTAGATCTCAGCAACCGCTTTTTCTGAATTCTTCCGGCAGGCTCCTCCGCTATCAGAATACCTGAACTGCCCCAGGGGATTCGTTAAGGGAACGTTAACGCCATACTTTCTGATGCTTCTCTACAGTAGCGAGTAGGGGTGAATTTTTAAGTCGTCGGGGCGACATTGACTTGCCCCAAAATCTCTTACCGCTGTTTTTCGTCGCTTCAACCGATAATAGAACAGGGTTTACATTTCTTCAACTATGGCCAGAGACCTGCGTGGATTTCTCAAACTTCTGGAGCAACGAAAGCAGTTGCGTCGGATCACCGTGCCCGTAGATCCCGATTTAGAGATTGCTGAAATTTGCAATCGGATGTTGCAACAGGGGGGACCCGCCCTGCTCTTTGAGCAGGTTAAGGGGGCAGCCTATCCTGTGGCCGTGAATGTGATGGGCACGGTAGAGCGGATCTGTTGGGCGATGAATATGGAGCAGCCTGAGGATCTGGAGGTGCTGGGGCGAAAGCTGAGCCTGTTGCAACAACCCAAGCCGCCTAAAAAGCTGGCCCAGGCGATCGAATTTGGCAAAGTCCTGTTTGATGTGCTCAAAGCGAAACCAGGGCGCGATCTCCTGCCCGCCTGTCAGCAGGTTGTGATGCGGGAAGAGAACCTGGATCTGAATCAGATCCCCATGATCCGTCCCTACTCCGGTGATGCAGGGAAGATCATTACCCTCGGCCTGGTGATCACGAAAGACTGTGAAACCGGAATTCCCAACGTGGGCGTTTATCGACTCCAGCTCCAGTCGGCCAAAACCATGACAGTCCACTGGCTTTCCGTGCGG containing:
- a CDS encoding MotA/TolQ/ExbB proton channel family protein; the protein is MSRIYDLVREGGPVMIPLVGLSIASIATALERTWFWFQLLSQEQQIVHDVLEAARHDLNKAVAISERAQSLAIGRFLLAPLKLKQPTPDTFRLALETAADKEFVQMRKGDKFLETVVGIAPLLGLLGTVTGLIRTFNNLNIGGGGTSEGATKAAAGIGEALIATAAGMVVAIIALAIFRVMVTLQARQIDYFSEVGNELELIYRQVWYEPTFHNNSHPTKPEKPPLPIDGY